In Chlorobiota bacterium, the sequence TTGACGACAAAAGCAACTTCACCTACTGGTACGTGGAGATGTCGCTTGGGCTGAAGGGAGTGTTGCTGGGGCAAACGGGGCTGGCGTTGCTGGAGCTTGGCGGCGGCGTTGGCTGGAATTACGATCCTCCGGTTGGTGAGCAACCTGGCTCGCCACGGAACTCCGGCGCGCTCTCGTTCAAAGCAATCGTCGGCATTGGCAACGCTCCATCGGGCGAGGTGTTTGCTGGGCGATTGACGATGGTCCTCACCGACGAATACTTCACGCTGAACGGCAAAGTCTGGCTGTTGAAGCAGGAAAAAAATATGTTCGGCGAAGGCCAGCTGACCCTTTTCTGGAACGACAAGCCAGGGATGGAAGGATTTGTGCGGATGTTCGTCGGGCTTCCCGATGCCGAGGGTGAGGTCTTCTATTTCAACGGAAAAATCAACTTCAAATACCGCGATGGAGAGAAGTACATCCGAAGCGAGAAGATCGAGGGGGCGGTGCTGAAGCAGGTGAAGGCCGAAGCGAACTTGGAGTTCACCGAAGAAAAGATCGAAGCCGACGGAAGGCTGTGGTACGATCTGAACAAGAGCTTCCCGTTCTTTGTGGCCACGGCGGTGGTGGACCTCCATCTCTCCATCAAGACCTCGCTGAAGTACGTCAACGCCTCGAAAACGTTGAGTGCCGACGCGAAGTTTGAAGGAACCTGGGATGTGAACCTTGACACGCCGGTTGGGATGCTGGATCTGCTTTCCGGAGCGATCAGCGTGGAGGCAAAACTGATGGCCAGCACAAGCACCATTTCCTTCACGGGAACGGCGCGGGTGCGCGGCTCGGTCCTTTGGTTCACGGTGGATGAGTCGGTGGATGTTGGATACACAACAAGCATATAAGCGAAGAAGGAACAACACCATGAACATCACATCAATCTTCGCAACTGCAACCGAAACCCTTCGCACGGGCATGGCACTCCATGCCCGTGCGGGGCGGTGTGGCCTTCTTTCTCTTCTCGTTCTGGCCCTCCTCTCCCCCATCGCCTTTGCCCAGCCGAAGGTCATCACTTTTCGGGCTGCCGATGGTGTGCATCTTCGTTGGCAAGGGGTTCGCGAATCGGGGTTCGGGGGGTATCACGTTGAGCGAAGAGGGCCGCAAGAAGCATGGACCCGGCTGACAACCGTGCCGATGCAACGCGCCACAAGCCAGCAAGAGATTGAGCGAATTGCAGGATTCAAAACCGACCTCTATCTATCACTGTTCGAGGCCGCACAACCGCCGCGAGACCTTACCGCAGCCGATTACCAGCGCGTGCTATCCCGGCAAAACAACGGGCTGTTTGAAGCAATCTGCGTTGTCAATCCAGAGTTCGGGAAGCTGATGGGGGAGGTCTATTTCGACAACACCCTTGCCGCCGGTGCCGATGCCGAATACCGAATCGTCGCGCTGGTCAACGGGGCCGAGCGTGAGGTTGGCGTTAGCACCGCCGTCGGCTCCGCGCCCGGGACCGTCCCCCCCGTTGCCGATCTTCTTGGCGAAGCCGGCGACCGCAGCGCAACGCTCCGCTGGGAGCGCGACCCGGCGTTGCTGCAACGGGGCGAGGTCATCACGTGGAATATCTACCGTGCCGAACGTGTGCTTGGTCCATTCCAGCAGATCAACACCGCCGCGCTGCTGCCGATCACGGTATCGTCCGGCCAATCAGCCCAGGACCAGAACCAGCAAACGTTCAGCGATGAATACCTTGAGGCCGGGACCACCTACTTCTACCACATCCGCGCCGTCAATGTTTTTGGGATAGAAAGCGAGCCAAGCGTGGCGGTGGAAGTGACGGTCGGGAGCGAAGAAATTCCGCCGCCGCCGCTCAATCTTGCCGTGGAAGAATTTGCCGGAAGCGCAAGGCTGACGTGGGTCCCGCCACTGCGCGGAAAGATTGCCGGGGCGCGGGTGTACCGGATAGAGATGACCGCCCCGGAGCGGGAGTTCCGCGAAGCCAGCCCCCCACTTTCCTCCGCCCGATTCCGCGCCGGGGAGTGGGTGGATCTTTCGGTGGTTGAGGGGAAGGAGTATCGCTACGTTCTCCGCTCGGTTGGGGAAAATGGTTTGGAGAGCGAACCCTCCGACACGGTGACGTACCGGGCCAATGATGCCACGCCCCCCGCGCCGCCAACCGGCGTTACGGCCATTGCCGACACCGGCAGCATCACCATCCGCTGGAAGCCGAACGGCGAGGGCGACCTGCTTGGCTACCAGATTGAACGCTCGTCGGACGACGCGCGCATCAGCCGCTTGCTGCTGAACGATTCGATCATTGCCGGAACCACCATTGTTGACCGGCTGCCGCGCCAATCGGGGACCACCTACGGCTACGTCGTGACGGCGATTGACCGAAGCTACAACCGCTCCAAACCGTCAGCGATGATCTTTGCTCGGATGCCCGATCTGGTCCCCCCCACCGCGCCAACAATCGCCGAGCTGCAGGCGCACGACGCGAAAGCAACGCTCCGTTGGCTGCCAAACAGCGAGCGCGACGTTGCGCGGTATCGGATCTACCGAGGAAGCGATGAGAAGGCCAATCCGCAGCGCGTTGGCGAGGTTTCTGGGATGGAGTTCACCGAACAGCTCCCTGCCGATGGCCGCTACTTCTACTCCATTTCTGCGGTGGATTCTTCCGGCAACGAAGGGGCGCGGTCCAAACCAGTTTCCATCACCTATCGCCACCAGGAACGCCCATTGCCTCCGCGGTCGGTGAAGGTAGAGCGCGGAAGCAACTATCTGCGGATTCAGTGGGAAGCACCGGCGGCAACGGTGGCGGGATACGTCATCACCCGCACCGAACGGAAGACCGGGGAGAAGCGAACAATCGCCCAACCAAACAGCGATGAACGGGAGTTCAAAGATTGGTACGCTGACCCTTCGGCGGAATATGAGTACATGGTGCAATCGCGGAACAACGAGTGGGGATTGAGCGAAGGGGTGACGGCGAACAGTGGGAAGTAGCAGGCTTCCACCAAAAAACCCCGAAGCGTCCCCCCCCCCTCCAGCGGAGGAAGCGCACAAGGCCACGCATGGAGAGGAACAGAAGGTTGCTTATTCCAAACTTGAGGGAGGGAGCAGCGCAAACGCACGAACGGGGAAGGTTCCGAACCCTTTGACTTTGGCGGGGATAGCGTAGAAACGGAAGCCGCTCTCTGGCAGCAACTCCAGCCCGGTCATATGCTCAACGATTGGGATGTTGGCCCCCAGCAAAATCGTGTGGGCCGGGCGTTCCATGTCGTCGGTGCTGTCAATGTTGTAGGAGTCAATCCCCACAAGCCGCACGCCGGCATCGCGCAGGGCGATTGCAGCATCCAGCGTCAAAAATGGATGTCCCTCGAAATAGCTATCGGTCCGCCAATGCCTTGCCCAGCCGGTGTGGATCAGCACCGCCTTCCCGGCAAGGTCGCGCCCGGCGATGGCATCGGCATCAATCGCTCGTTGGCCATGTTCGGCAACGCGCACCACAACCGCATCAAGATCCGCCAGCGACTCCAACGCCAAATCTGATAAATCGCCCCCTTCCCGGTAGCGATGGAACGGCGAGTCAAGATAGGTTCCAGTGTTCGCCACCATCTCAATTTTCCCAATCTGGAACTCCGTCCCTTCGGTATAAACCGCACG encodes:
- a CDS encoding fibronectin type III domain-containing protein; the encoded protein is MNITSIFATATETLRTGMALHARAGRCGLLSLLVLALLSPIAFAQPKVITFRAADGVHLRWQGVRESGFGGYHVERRGPQEAWTRLTTVPMQRATSQQEIERIAGFKTDLYLSLFEAAQPPRDLTAADYQRVLSRQNNGLFEAICVVNPEFGKLMGEVYFDNTLAAGADAEYRIVALVNGAEREVGVSTAVGSAPGTVPPVADLLGEAGDRSATLRWERDPALLQRGEVITWNIYRAERVLGPFQQINTAALLPITVSSGQSAQDQNQQTFSDEYLEAGTTYFYHIRAVNVFGIESEPSVAVEVTVGSEEIPPPPLNLAVEEFAGSARLTWVPPLRGKIAGARVYRIEMTAPEREFREASPPLSSARFRAGEWVDLSVVEGKEYRYVLRSVGENGLESEPSDTVTYRANDATPPAPPTGVTAIADTGSITIRWKPNGEGDLLGYQIERSSDDARISRLLLNDSIIAGTTIVDRLPRQSGTTYGYVVTAIDRSYNRSKPSAMIFARMPDLVPPTAPTIAELQAHDAKATLRWLPNSERDVARYRIYRGSDEKANPQRVGEVSGMEFTEQLPADGRYFYSISAVDSSGNEGARSKPVSITYRHQERPLPPRSVKVERGSNYLRIQWEAPAATVAGYVITRTERKTGEKRTIAQPNSDEREFKDWYADPSAEYEYMVQSRNNEWGLSEGVTANSGK